ACTTAGTCGGATCCATGTTTTGGATGCCGCTTATGGCAAAGTCAAAACTTTCTCCTACAATCCTCATCACTTCTGATTTGGTATGGAAAGCTTCTTGTTGTTCTATGTTGATATCCCCGTAGATGGGAGCTTCTCCTGTCCCATTGGCAGCGAGACCAATAGTTCCCTGTGCCCCATGGAGCATCTGCGCGGCAAAAGAACGCACGCTTTCTGTGGGTTTAAAATCGAATTTGTCTTCGGGCATGGCCTCGATGTATTCCAATGACATCGCCTTACTTCGTTCAAAGTCGGCCACCAGACTTTCCAGGGTTTTATCTTGTGCTGAAATTGTAATTGTGGATAAACAAAAAATCAGGAGTAAAATATTTTTCATGACATATCATTTTAAGGATTATACAATGTAAGGAATAATAGCCAAGTACTTCACATACAAATTGTTAAGTTTTAGAAGAAATCAAACTAATAGGAAGCTCTCTTATAATTATATCCTAGACGCCGGTTTTGCCGTCCCCGTCAATATCTTTCTGAAGATGGCTTTCCAGGGCTTGCAAGGTCTTTTTTAGAATCGTACGGGTCTTTTCCAGTTCCAGTTCCAGATTGGTTACCCGATCTTCAATACTCTCTGCTTTTTGCTTTTGTGCATCCAGTTCGTCCTGTTGCATTAAATCCCAAAATATTCCCATAGTATTTACTTTCTTTTGTTTGTTTCGTCTTTGTTTTTTCTCATGCTGATATAACGGGAGACCAGGCGGACGCCCAACCTCGCAAAGAGGATGATGGCAATGACCATCACAATATCGAATCCGTTCATCCCAGGTATTTCGGAAATTTGCAATCAGATTGAATCATGCTTCAATTCCTTATCTATTAAATTTAGCACATTTTTAGTCTTTAAGACGGCTTTTTGTTTGCGCAAAGTAGAGCTCCTTCGGAGGTTTCCCCTGAAACTCATCATATTCGTAAATTCCTGATCATCCAGTAAAGCGTTGTAATCATTTACGTAGACTTTATCTAATTTATCCCTTCTGAAGTGTTTCTGATACATGGGCACAACTACGGCCGGCCAGACCTGATCTTCTAATCGCTTTGTTTCCTGTATCAGGCTTGGATAGTCCACTTCAAATAAATTAATAATCGAACTGCGTAAACTATCCGTTTGAATGAGTTCAAGACCTGTTGATTTAAGGGTTTCGAAAGCTGATGCACTCAAGACCACGTCCGGAGCATAATCGGCCTCATTAAAAAAATAGGGCAGGGAATCATGGTAAGGCCTCTTGTTATCCAAGTGCTCTAATAAATCATTTATAATACCCGCACTTTTGATCTGACGTTCAATATCATTTTCCAGATTATTTATATTGATTTGAAGATTAGTTCTTAACTCGGTCAGCAGTTTTATCTCCCTCTCGTGGTTCTTTCTTTCCTCATTCCAGGTATTGATCTGCAGTGCGATCAAAATACCTATTACGACAAGTACGATTTCACTTATGGCATATTTTAAATACTTTACAGATTTGCCTTTTAGAAGTGAATTCTGACGTAACCTTCGTAAGAATTTATTCATCAATTGAGGAATTATAGCCCGTTATAGAAATCGTATACTTCCGGCTTAAAAGCTTCCACAGCCCCTACGAGCGCATCAGAGGCATCTCCGTATATTTCCGGGGAGAACTCTGATAATTCCAGAAATTGACCGAATAGAGGCCCTAAATTGGCTACGTGGGTAAGTACGGCATCAGAATCTGTATACGTCTCCCTCACCCTGCATTCCCTGCCATCTTTGCTAAAAAACCAATCGTATTGAAGTGTTCCGGTGTCTTTCTCTTTGACACAAGCAATACAGGCCCGTGCCAACTCTTTAAAAGCGTCTTCTTTTCCGGGGTGAATTTTAAATTTTGCGGTAACCTGAATATTCGACATAATTTTTGAGGTTTTGGTTAGGTGTGGTGAAAAGATACGCATAATCTGCGACCTGTCTAAGAAAGAGAAAATGATAAAAATAAAGGGGGTGTAAACGGAATTATAAGCGAGGATATGAAATTAAACTAATAAATTAAGTTAAATAACTTAACTCATTGCTTTACATTGATTAACACAGCTTCACATCTGGATAAATCAGAATTGAGAATAATGTTTTCGGAAGCATCTCCATCTATGATTTCAATAGAGACTGTATTGGGTGGAAACTGCCCTAAATTATGTGCGTAGAGAAAAAGGTCGTTGGGCTTTGAAGGGTCGAGTTTAAGCTCAAACCCTTTCTTTTGGTAGGTGAGAAGGTATTCAGAAACTATGGGATAACCGTTAAGGTAAATAGAGACAATGTCCCCATCTTTCCGGCCGTGATCCCAAAGGTTGATCTTTACTATTTTGTTATTGACTTCCAATTCCTTGACATAGGTAATGGATCGGCCGCCAAAGTCTGTCCTTTTTTCCACTTTCTCTTCCACGGCTATCTCTTCCCTCACCACAGGATCGGGTATAGAAGTCTCTGTTATTGCTTCTACGGGCTCAACTTCAACTTCAGGTTGTTGTTTAACCGGAGGGGCTGCAGCGACTACAACCTCTTCGGTTACCATCACTTCTTCCTCGATCTCAGGACCAGGTTTTTCTTCAACCACAAGGATTTCCTCAACAGGAGGCGGTGGTGTATTGGGGTCTCTTTTATCAATAGTAAAGTAAGGCGTAGCGAATTTGGCTGTGTGGAATTTATCGGCAGGGAAAAGCTCAATGCCCATAATACGGTAATTAGTGCCCCTGGGCAGGGTCTTGTTGAGTTTAATGCCCGATGCCACAGCAGTGTTTTTAAAAATGCCCAATTCCTCAATTACTGTATTGTCACGGAGCAAGTAGAATTTGATGGTTTTTTCCGGGGGAAGGTTTTCGGTAGTCCATTGGATAGATACTTCATCGGGAATGGTCCAGACCGTGCCTTTATCCGGATAGGTAATCTCCAGAGCTGATCGCCAGTGTTTCCTTTCTCTGAGCTGTACTTCGTTGAGTTCGGTAATGGTCTGCGTAAATTTCGTATAGGGTTCAACCTTTGCCAATCCGCCTACGACATCCTCCAAAAGGGTATAAAAAGCCTTTACTTCATTAAGGGCATTGGTAAGAGGGATTTCATCCGTGTATTTCTTTCGGATATTCTTGAATCGATCGGATATTTTCTTACCTGTTTTTTTGTCGAGAACGGCATTGTCTGCCAGAGCACTTTCATCCAGCAAATTCTTTGCGGTTTTTACCTTGAGATAGCCAAATCTGCTTTGAAGGAAATCAATAGCGTCATCATAAGCTACTGTACTACTTCCTTTTAAGGACGCGGCTATCTGGAATGCCTTATCGTATTCGCGAAGTGCTTGCTTAATACTAATTTCCGCTAACTTTCTGCTGGTTTGCTGAGGAGAATTTGCAGCGAGGTTAAGAAGATCCAGGAGTTGTTCAACAGGAATGCTGTTAACTCCCTCGTCGAATGCCCCTTGCAGGTATTCAGTACCAAGCCAGGGCGACTGTAATAATAAGTAGTTCTTGTCCATCTGGCCAAGCATCCCGACAGGACCTAGCTTTTCTAAAATTTTCTGGTGTTCCTCTGCTGTCCAGGGCAGAGGATCATCGGTAATAATTTTCTTGCTCACTTCAATAGGATCTTCTTTGACCACGTAGGCATCAGAAGCCCTTGCGGTCTTTGTAAAACCCGTGCTCAAAAAAAATAAAGCAATTAAAACGTATCTGATACTCATATCGGGTACAACCTACTTTCAATGTGAGATTAATCCACTAGTAAAACTATAACAAAGCAGAAAAATTGTTATAAGACTAATGATTTTGTTATCAGGAAGTTATAAACGAAAGAATATTCTTACAAAAGCTTATCGAATATCAAAAAAGGCCGTTTGAAAGCCGAATTACAATGTAAACAGGAAGGAGGTTTCAGTAATGCAGACTAGTAATCAAGGAAAATTGAACCTTAGAGCTTGATCATCAGGATATAAAAAGCCCAGACAAAGCAGAAAGCAAAAAAACCATAAACAAAATAAGAAATAGTAGTGCGTTTGTTCATCAGATTTGGAATTGGCCCCAAGAAAGGCTTTTTCCTTTAAACGGTAAATTCTATCCTTTAAACGGGACAATAATCTCGTTGTAAGACAATTATATCGATGAACTGCAGTGTTGAGCTAGCGTATTCCTACAATTTGTGTTTTATATGTGATGAGCGGGTCAACGATTCATTTTGAATCCGTCCAACTTAATATCATCCAGACCGTAATCATCAAAGGGATACTCCAGTTGATCCTGAATGTTGTAGAGGGAAATCAGGATAAATTCGGTTAAAATCACAACAAAATAAGTTACTGAGGGCGTATTTTCGGTTGCGAGATCTCTAATGATGGTAGGGGCATAGACTAACGGGAAAATATAGATAAACACAAGGCAGTAGGCCTTCAGGCTTATGGGCGTTCTATGTGTATTGATGGCATGTAAGTTTTCCAGCGATTCGTGCAGGTCATTCATGAACCTGAAAATCCTGTCCTTTAAACGCCCGGACATCACATCCGATTTACTCAAGACAAAAGCCTGAACCTTGTCTGTAATGTTATCCAATGCCTCCGTAGACTCTTTATTGTTTTTAAGGTGTTCCATAGACTGGTCACTAATCTCAATGAGGATATTAGAAATTTCAGTCTTTTCTTCTTCCGATAAGTTGTTTGAAGAGTTGGCGAAATAATACATGGTTTTGAGGGCTGCCCGGAACTGACTTAAATGTTCCAGGGCTTTTTCCCTTCTCCTGAACGATCCCCTTATGGTAAAAACCAGGGGGAAAACAATAGCTATACTCAGCAAAGTGAGATCGAGGTGGAATCTGATGTTAAATGTAAAACACAGAAAGACCGTAAGCACCGAAATTAACAGGGCTATAAGTGTTCTTACATTTATTGATGAAAGGTATAGTTTAATTGTTGGAAATTTAGTAATTTATAATGCTAAAGCTAACCACAAAGTTGTGAAAAACCAAACAATACTTCTATTCCTTGCATTAGGTCTGCTGGGGAATCCATTCCTTTATTCACAGTCTGCAGATTCCACAGAAGAGAAAAAAAAGACTACTAAGCTATTCCGCGAGCAAGAGATCCTGCCAATCAAACTCAGATTTTCCAATAAGGAGATGAAGAAAGAGACAAATGACAGTACTTATTTGTTCTCTAAACTTCTTTTTAAGGATAAGGGTCAATGGGATTCTATAGATGTCAGGATCCGTGCGAGAGGAAATTACCGGAGGGCCCATTGTTATTTCCCTCCCCTGAAGGTTAAGATCAAAAAATCGCTGGCCAAGGAAACTATTTTTAAAGGAAATAAAGAGCTAAAGTTAGTGATGCCCTGTGTGCAATCGACCAAATCGCTCGACAATATTGTAAAGGAGTACATGGCGTATAAAATTTATGAAGTGATATCTCCTTTTCACTTTAAAACGAGAATGGTCTCCATTGAATATACCGAACTCAAAGGGAAAAAGGATAAGGTTCACACAGTGAAGGGATTCCTGATTGAAGATATTGACAAGGTCGCCAAACGGGAAAACGCCAAAAAAATGAAGCGTATAGTCCATCCCATGGAACAAGATGATATCGCTTCTGCCCAGAATGACTTCTTTCAGTTTTTGATCGGTAATACGGATTATTCTACGGCTTACCAGCATAATCAAAAACTCGTATTCACTTCAGATTTCCGAACTATTCCTTTGCCTTATGACTTTGATATGTCCGGTCTAGTTGACGCCAGTTACGCGGTTGTTTCGCAGGTGCAGGGGGAAGTCCTCAGCATTGAAAGCGTAAAAGACCGACTTTATCGCGGTTTTAAAAGGGATGAAGCTGTTTTTCAGCAAGTGAGAAAGCAATACCTCGATAAGAAGTCTGAAATATTTGAAGTAATCGAAGGTATCAAACCTCAGTTTGATAACGAAAAGGAGTTTATGATTGCACGCAACTTTATCGAAGACTTCTTTAAAGTACTGGAAAATGACAATCAATTTGACATGCAAATTATTCGAAAAGCACGTATAAAATGATAATTTAATAGTTTATATAAACTTATATAACATAATTAAATAGAGTCATTTAAATTTTATATTTTAATCTAATATAGGCTCTAGTATATCCCAGACGTTTTCCGCAACAATTTTCTGTCCTTCTATAGTGGGGTGGATACCATCAGCTTGGTTAAGTTGGGGTATTCCGGCCACGCCTTCCAGTAAAAATGGAATGAGATAAGCCTGGTTTTTCTCCGCCAGATCAGGGAATATTTGTCTGAATTCCTCAGTGTATTCCGGACCCATATTGGGTGGGATCTGCATACCCGCAAGAATGATTTTTACTCCTGGATTATTTTCTTTCACAGTGTCGATAATGGCCTGAAGGTTTTCGCGTGTCTCAGATAGCGGTATCCCCCTAAGACCATCATTTGCTCCCAGTTCTAAAACAAAGACATCTATTCGATCTCTCATCAGCCATCCTATCCTGCTTTCTCCGCTGGCAGTGGTCTCTCCACTAATTCCTGCATTAATTACAAAATAGTCTAAATCAAGGGAGTCTATCTTACCGGAGATCACTGAGGGAAACGACTGTTCCGGTTCAAGGCCCATCCCGGCCGTAAGGCTATTTCCAAAAAATACGATCGTCTTTTTGGAGCTGACGGAATCTTTATCTGTTGATTCTGCAGAAATTTTTTCCGTTCCCCTTTCCTTCGATGTAGACTTTTCTGCAGATTCTCCACATGCAAGGAGGAAGGTGAAAACTAAGAGATAACATAACTTTAACAGGCTTCGCATATTCGGGGGGATCATAATAGAAAACAATTTTATAATTTCCCGGCCAATTCCAAAAACCTGAAAAATCCGGAGAATGACAAAGATATTAAACGTTAGTCAACTCAAAAAGTCCTATTCAAGTGGTTCGGGAACGCTCACTGTTCTTGACGATATCTCTTTTAGCCTGAATTCAGGAGAGACTTTTGCCATAGTAGGACCATCGGGGAGCGGGAAAACAACCCTGTTGGGCTTATGTGCCGGTTTAGACCAACCCGATACCGGAAGTATTGAACTTTGCGGTGTGGAGATAAACAGTCTCAACGAAGATGAAAGAGCTCGGTTGAGGAATCAGAAAGTAGGTTTTATTTTTCAGGATTTTCAATTACTCCCAACCCTTACAGCTTTAGAAAACGTAGCTGTTCCGCTGGAATTGCAGAGAGTGAAGAATGCGCGGAGCAGAGCTAAAATATTACTTAAAAAAGTAGGTCTTGCAGAGCGTATGCATCACTTTCCTTCTCAATTATCCGGAGGTGAGCAACAGCGGGTAGCCCTTGCCAGAGCCTTTTCAAATACGCCCGACATCCTTTTTGCCGATGAGCCTACAGGGGAGCTGGATGAAGATACAGGACGAAAAATCGTGAACCTGCTTTTTGAACTCAACAAGGAAGCCGGGACTACTTTAGTAATCATCACCCACGACATGGACCTGGCGCGAAAGACGCAGAGGATACTTAGGCTCAGAGGCGGTAAAATAAGTACAGACGAAAAGATAGTTGTATAGTGGACGGCGAAAAAGAACCTTTCAGGAGTCCGGGAATATCCTGGCTTTTTATTATGGCATGGCGCGATCTGCGATCCAATGCGGGAAAGTTGTTTCTTTTTATGTCTTCCATAGTGATAGGAATAGCAGCCCTGGTAGCCATTCAGTCATTTGGCAACAACCTTACAGATAGCATCTCCAATCAGTCTAAAGCTCTTATGGGGGCAGATTATGTCATCGATAGTAATCAGCCACCAAACGAGATAGTAGAACAAATCATGGATTCCCTGGGCGGGGCAGACAGCAGAGAGATCAATTTTGCCTCCATGGCAGTTTTCCCATCGAGAAACACCAATAAATTGGTTCAGGTACTGGGAGTGGAAGGAGGATTTCCCTTCTATGGAAAACTTGAAACCAACCCCCCGTCGGCAGCAAAATCATTTCAGGAAAACGGTGCCGCTTTGGTTGATGCTACTGTTATGCTGCAGTATGGTCTAAAAGCGGGAGACAGTATAAAAGTCGGAAATATTAGTCTGCCCATAGAAGGAGCTTTGAATTCAGTACCCGGAAGATCAGCGTTGAGCAGCAGTGTGGCCCCGGCTGTTTATATCCCCTATAAAAGAATTGAAGAAACCGGACTTCTCCAGCGAGGCAGTAGGGTGGAATATAAATTTTATTTTCTCGCTGATACCAATCAGGATTTGGAAGCCCTTTACGAAGCCATTGATCCCCGACTTGACGATGAGGGTGCAGATCTGGATACTCATCTGGACGAAAGCAGAAGACTGGGCAGGCGTTATAATAATTTTGGAAAATTCCTGAATATTGTTGCATTTATAGCTCTGCTTTTGGGCTGTGTTGGAATCGCCAGTGCAATTCACGTTTATATCAGAGGTAAGCTGCGTTCCATTGCAGTATTGAAATGCATGGGGGCTTCAAGGGGGCAAACATTCAAAATCTTTCTAATCCAGGTTGCAGGATTAGGTGCACTGGGAGGTTTGTTAGGAACTGCAATTGGAGTTGCGTTGCAAATGTCGGCACCTACGCTTTTAAAAGGCTACTTGCCGGTGGATGTAGACATAACGCTTTCATTCCCCGCAATTTTCCTAGGGCTCACTCTTGGGGTATTAATGTCTGTCGCTTTTGCGTTACTCCCTTTACTAAAAACCTGGTATGTCTCACCCTTATCCGTCCTTCGTATTCATGAAGGAGAGAACGCCAAGACCGGGAAAGCTCAACTCCTGGTTCTTGGAATCATTTTTATGTGTCTCATTGCTTTTGCCCTGAATATCCTCAACAATTGGAGATACGCCTTGTTTTTTATTCTCAGCCTTTTAATCTCTTTCGCCCTGCTTTACGGTGTGGCCAAAGCACTGACATGGACAATTAAGCGATATTTTCCTGATCATCTTGGTTTTTGTTTGCGTCAAAGCCTTCTCAACCTCTTCAGGCCGCAAAATCAGACTTCTATTCTCCTTTTGTCTACCGGGGTGGGTGCCTTTTTGATCAGTACCTTGTTTTTTTCCAAAGACATCCTACTGAGTAAAGTGGCACTCGGTGACAATGAGAACAGCCCTAATATCATCTTGCTCGATGTGCAAAGCGATCAGGTGAAAGATGTCAATAGCACTATTACCAGCGAAGGCGTTCCGGTTCTGAACAATATTCCAATCGTAACCATGCGAGTTGAAGACATCAATGGCAGGCCGGTTAATGAAATCAGAAATGATACCACTTCCAACATAGGCAGATGGGTATTGAATCATGAATTCAGGGTGACCTACAGGGATACTTTGATCGCTTCCGAAACCATCAGGGAGGGAAGCTGGGTAGGTGAAGCCGGAACTAATAAGGTGATCCCCATTTCAGTGGCAGAAAACTTTGCGAACGACGCCAAGGTTAAAGTAGGGGATAGGGTCACTTTTAACGTGCAAGGTGTATTACTTGAGACAGAGATAGCAAGTATAAGGGAGGTTGACTGGGGACGGATTCAACTCAATTTTTCTGTCCTGTTCCCGACTGGTGTGCTGGAAGATGCTCCTAAATTCCACGTGGTTACTACTCGTACTTCGGATAACTTGCTATCCGCTTCGCTTCAGCAAAACCTGGTTAGTCTTTACCCCAATATTTCCATTATTGATCTTCGGCAGATACTGAGTTTGCTCGAAGGTATCCTTGAAAAGATAGGCTTGGTTATAAATTTTATGGCATTCCTGAGTATCCTGACAGGGATAATTGTTTTGATAGGGGCTGTTCGGACTAGTAAATACCAAAGAATTAGAGAAAGTGTGCTACTGAGAACTTTGGGGGCACAGAATTTTCAGCTGCTAAAGATCGCTTTTTACGAATATGCATTTCTTGGAATTCTGGGAAGTTTAACAGGAATACTGTTGTCTCTGATCGGTAGTTTTTTCCTCGCCCGGTTTGTTTTTGAAGAGCCGTTTATTCCTTCCGGAGAACCGTTTTATCTCCTCTTGCCTCTCCTTACTTTATTGGTCATTGCCATTGGGTTGCTCAATAGTCGAAGCGTTTTAAACACTCCCCCTCTTGAAGTACTTAGGTCTGCAAGTCGATAGGATTGAATAAATTAAGCCATTACCTTTCGCAAGGCACTTCCGAAAGCTTTTACTTCTTCCATGGTGCCGGTACTGATCCGAGCCCATTCTGTTAAAGGAGGGAAAGGGCGGCCAATAAGAATATCGTGCTTTTGCATATCCCGGATTAATTCTCCAATTGGGACTCCAGTTTTAAAGAACACAAAATTAGTATGGGAGGGAATATAGCTCAGACCGAGACTGTCAAGCGTTTTATAAATATGGCCTTTAGCTTCTGTGTTCATCTGTAAACTGAATTTATAGAAATCATCATCCCGCAGCGCTTCTCGTGCAGCTTCAATTGCCAGTACATTGGTATTGGCCATCACCGCCTTTTTCAATCGGTCAGCGATATCAGGTCTGGCAATTAGATAGCCGATTCGCATACCCGCCAGCCCGTAGACCTTGGAAAAGGTCTTGGATACGATCACATTCCGATCTTGTTTTACAAGTTCAACCATTGAGGGATAATCGGGCTCCATTATAAAGTCGTAATAGGCCTCATCGCTAAAAATTACGGCCTTATCATCGTTGGAGAGACAGAAATCACGTAAGTTATCTTTATCGAGCAATGTTCCCGTGGGATTATTGGGGTTGCAAAGAAATATTAACCTGGTCTTGCTGGTGATTCGTTTGGCCATGGCTTCCAGGTCGTGTTCCATTTTCTCATTCAGCGGAACGCGGTGAACATAAGCTCCGAAATACTCAGCGTATCTCAGAAGTGATTGAAAAGTGGGATCTGCCGCGATCACTTCACCCCCTCGTAATCCGTATAAAAGTCCGGTTGCCTTAAGTCCTTCTGTTGAACCTCCTGTGACCACTACACAATCTTTTGAAACACCTTCCTTATCGGCAATTTCCTGAACCAGTTTAGTTAAATACTGGAAGGGATATCTGCACGCGATATCAAAACTGTTTTTTATTACAGACCTAACCTGTTCTGAAGGGCCAAATGGATTCTCATTAGAACTCAAACGAATAGGAAGGGCCAATGGTCTGGGCTGGAAGGAAGACTCCAAAGCAGATACACTAAGTCCGCCCATCAGCGTAAAGCCAGAAGTTAACCCCATTGTTTTTAACCACTGTCTTCGATCTAGATTTTTCATTGTCGCGAATTTGCAGAAGAAGATACAAATTTTCTAACCACAGAGATACACCTATGTAAAAAAGTAACCTTGTCTCAGGAACAGATTCTAACTGAGTGACTAAACTAAAAAGGGAAAATTCAACCCGGGAGGATGTCGGGTGTATTTAATAAAGCGTATTGGAGATAAAAATGGCAATAATTAACAAGACCATTGCTGAGTTCACCACAAAGGCGATAATTTTCTTTTCATCAATTGGCTCATTGCGTCCTTTGTAGAGAATGATGACACCTACAATTCCGAGTAAACCGGATAATACCACAGGCAGACCAAAGAGAAAACGGGAAATCACAGGGTTGGTATTGATCATAACTGCCAGGGCGGCTACGGTCAACAAAACTAATATAAGTTTGCTGAGATTGTACGATTTTAAGGTATACTTGCTTTCTTGCTGCATAGTCTTTTGTTTCAGTTTGCCCCTGAATATTTAAATGACTTTTACATTGACTTTAAGGCCCTCAATTATTCCCAGGATGCTCTCGACGGTTTCCTGTAAATAGTGTTTGATCACTACATGAGGGATACGAATTGTGGTAAAACCATTTTTAAATGAGTGCATGGTTTCTTCGAGATTGTTCATGGCCTGCTCATGCGTGAGCATTTGATATTCAGTATCAATCTGGATGTTGAGTTTCACCCTTGAAATTGCGATATCTACTGATTTTTTACCATCCCACCATTCCAGCATGGGGTAAACCCCGACACCTTTTAAGGCGTAATAAAGTTGGATAGCCGCCAGGGAGTATCGTTTGATTTTATCAGTCTGTCAATCCGGGTTTTGTGTTTGCCACATAGTTCTACACCGTAGATTTCCATGGAGCTTTTATGATCGAGATAACTGAGTTCTTTGTTACATTCTAAACAGGTCATGCAGGTGGTTCAAAAATGATTTGGGTTTATTATAACCTGAAGAATTAAGGTTTATTTTGCAGTATCGATGAACGGCAGCTGGATTTTAGATGAACTGCATTTTTTAGACGAACTACACTTTTTTTAACATTTGATTTGATCTTTTTTAGATCGATAGGCTCTCAAATTGGGTTAAGTTTTAACTTTAATGTACATTTCCTGCCAAATCAACTTTTGTGTTTAAAAAAATTGGTCCGGGTTTCCTGATTGCAGCTGCTTTTGTAGGCCCGGGTACCATTACTGCCTGTACTCTGGCGGGTGTCGACTTTGGTTTTGCCCTCTTATGGGCGATGCTCCTTTCTATTACCACCACCGTTGTATTCCAGGAAATGGCCGCCAGGGTAGGTGTCATAACCCAGCATGGTTTGGCGGCAAGCATCAGAGAAGAGTTGAGCATTCCATGGATACGGGCATTGGTCCTCGGGATCATTTTAAGTGCGATTGTTATCGGCAATGCGGCCTATGAAGCTGGAAATATCGGAGGAGCAGTGTTGGGCTTGGAAGCCCTTCTTGGTGGTGAACCTTCGAATTGGTATTCCTGGTTGATTGGTGGTTGTGCCTTTGTTCTGTTATTCGCAGGATCCTATAAGTCCCTCGAAAAAATATTTATCGCCCTTGTGATGCTAATGAGCATTTCATTTATTCTCGCGGCCATCCTGACCAAACCGGAAATATGGACCGTCCTAAAAGGCTTGTTTGTTCCCTCACTTCCTGACGGCAGCTTGCTCACGGTTGTAGCACTAATTGGTACAACAGTTGTTCCTTACAATTTGTTCCTGCACGCATCCCTGGTAAGTGAGAAGTGGAATTCAACGGAAGACCTAAA
This DNA window, taken from Muriicola soli, encodes the following:
- a CDS encoding DinB family protein — encoded protein: MKNILLLIFCLSTITISAQDKTLESLVADFERSKAMSLEYIEAMPEDKFDFKPTESVRSFAAQMLHGAQGTIGLAANGTGEAPIYGDINIEQQEAFHTKSEVMRIVGESFDFAISGIQNMDPTKLDEVVVRGPYNVTRLGWIQKANEHVGHHRGQCAIYLRLQGITPPAYKLF
- a CDS encoding DUF6090 family protein, encoding MNKFLRRLRQNSLLKGKSVKYLKYAISEIVLVVIGILIALQINTWNEERKNHEREIKLLTELRTNLQININNLENDIERQIKSAGIINDLLEHLDNKRPYHDSLPYFFNEADYAPDVVLSASAFETLKSTGLELIQTDSLRSSIINLFEVDYPSLIQETKRLEDQVWPAVVVPMYQKHFRRDKLDKVYVNDYNALLDDQEFTNMMSFRGNLRRSSTLRKQKAVLKTKNVLNLIDKELKHDSI
- a CDS encoding putative quinol monooxygenase, with protein sequence MSNIQVTAKFKIHPGKEDAFKELARACIACVKEKDTGTLQYDWFFSKDGRECRVRETYTDSDAVLTHVANLGPLFGQFLELSEFSPEIYGDASDALVGAVEAFKPEVYDFYNGL
- a CDS encoding arylesterase, translated to MIPPNMRSLLKLCYLLVFTFLLACGESAEKSTSKERGTEKISAESTDKDSVSSKKTIVFFGNSLTAGMGLEPEQSFPSVISGKIDSLDLDYFVINAGISGETTASGESRIGWLMRDRIDVFVLELGANDGLRGIPLSETRENLQAIIDTVKENNPGVKIILAGMQIPPNMGPEYTEEFRQIFPDLAEKNQAYLIPFLLEGVAGIPQLNQADGIHPTIEGQKIVAENVWDILEPILD
- a CDS encoding ABC transporter ATP-binding protein, which encodes MTKILNVSQLKKSYSSGSGTLTVLDDISFSLNSGETFAIVGPSGSGKTTLLGLCAGLDQPDTGSIELCGVEINSLNEDERARLRNQKVGFIFQDFQLLPTLTALENVAVPLELQRVKNARSRAKILLKKVGLAERMHHFPSQLSGGEQQRVALARAFSNTPDILFADEPTGELDEDTGRKIVNLLFELNKEAGTTLVIITHDMDLARKTQRILRLRGGKISTDEKIVV
- a CDS encoding ABC transporter permease, whose protein sequence is MDGEKEPFRSPGISWLFIMAWRDLRSNAGKLFLFMSSIVIGIAALVAIQSFGNNLTDSISNQSKALMGADYVIDSNQPPNEIVEQIMDSLGGADSREINFASMAVFPSRNTNKLVQVLGVEGGFPFYGKLETNPPSAAKSFQENGAALVDATVMLQYGLKAGDSIKVGNISLPIEGALNSVPGRSALSSSVAPAVYIPYKRIEETGLLQRGSRVEYKFYFLADTNQDLEALYEAIDPRLDDEGADLDTHLDESRRLGRRYNNFGKFLNIVAFIALLLGCVGIASAIHVYIRGKLRSIAVLKCMGASRGQTFKIFLIQVAGLGALGGLLGTAIGVALQMSAPTLLKGYLPVDVDITLSFPAIFLGLTLGVLMSVAFALLPLLKTWYVSPLSVLRIHEGENAKTGKAQLLVLGIIFMCLIAFALNILNNWRYALFFILSLLISFALLYGVAKALTWTIKRYFPDHLGFCLRQSLLNLFRPQNQTSILLLSTGVGAFLISTLFFSKDILLSKVALGDNENSPNIILLDVQSDQVKDVNSTITSEGVPVLNNIPIVTMRVEDINGRPVNEIRNDTTSNIGRWVLNHEFRVTYRDTLIASETIREGSWVGEAGTNKVIPISVAENFANDAKVKVGDRVTFNVQGVLLETEIASIREVDWGRIQLNFSVLFPTGVLEDAPKFHVVTTRTSDNLLSASLQQNLVSLYPNISIIDLRQILSLLEGILEKIGLVINFMAFLSILTGIIVLIGAVRTSKYQRIRESVLLRTLGAQNFQLLKIAFYEYAFLGILGSLTGILLSLIGSFFLARFVFEEPFIPSGEPFYLLLPLLTLLVIAIGLLNSRSVLNTPPLEVLRSASR
- a CDS encoding pyridoxal phosphate-dependent aminotransferase, whose protein sequence is MKNLDRRQWLKTMGLTSGFTLMGGLSVSALESSFQPRPLALPIRLSSNENPFGPSEQVRSVIKNSFDIACRYPFQYLTKLVQEIADKEGVSKDCVVVTGGSTEGLKATGLLYGLRGGEVIAADPTFQSLLRYAEYFGAYVHRVPLNEKMEHDLEAMAKRITSKTRLIFLCNPNNPTGTLLDKDNLRDFCLSNDDKAVIFSDEAYYDFIMEPDYPSMVELVKQDRNVIVSKTFSKVYGLAGMRIGYLIARPDIADRLKKAVMANTNVLAIEAAREALRDDDFYKFSLQMNTEAKGHIYKTLDSLGLSYIPSHTNFVFFKTGVPIGELIRDMQKHDILIGRPFPPLTEWARISTGTMEEVKAFGSALRKVMA
- a CDS encoding Nramp family divalent metal transporter; translated protein: MFKKIGPGFLIAAAFVGPGTITACTLAGVDFGFALLWAMLLSITTTVVFQEMAARVGVITQHGLAASIREELSIPWIRALVLGIILSAIVIGNAAYEAGNIGGAVLGLEALLGGEPSNWYSWLIGGCAFVLLFAGSYKSLEKIFIALVMLMSISFILAAILTKPEIWTVLKGLFVPSLPDGSLLTVVALIGTTVVPYNLFLHASLVSEKWNSTEDLKAIRWDTILSIGLGGLISMAIVIAAAASGLKEVSSGLDLAKGLEPLYGTSSKYFLGVGLFAAGITSAITAPLAAAYVTANCFKWKSNLNSWRFRAVWASVLLAGVLFQSFNLKPIEIIKFAQVANGLLLPVICIFLLWIVNKSSLMGNFKNKRWQNILGLIFLLLIISLGVKSIWSVIN